The Hymenobacter sp. DG01 genome has a segment encoding these proteins:
- a CDS encoding alkaline phosphatase D family protein: MKTALTYLLAAGSLLLTSPPATAQKSGNDLRITFGSCNRHDLPQPLWDDIAKDKPNVWIWLGDNIYGDSDDPAVLKAKYDAQLNQPDYRRLREQGTAVIGTWDDHDYGRNDGDKTYPFKAQNQQLALDFLQEPAGSPRRQQEGIHAAYEYQAGKKKVKVILLDDRYFQDPLTRDAQRVYQPNPTGDILGEAQWQWLQAQLQNSDADAHIIASGIQFLPQEHRFEKWANFPAARQRLFSLLASTKAKGVLLISGDRHIGEVSKMTVPGVSYPVYEVTSSGLTHPATQNTGEPNQYRVGPLVNQKHYALFQFQPKGKRLFVTASLRGDEGKVFYSEKIEVGK; encoded by the coding sequence ATGAAAACAGCTCTGACCTACCTGCTGGCTGCTGGTTCTCTGTTGCTGACCAGCCCGCCGGCTACCGCGCAAAAATCCGGCAACGACCTGCGCATTACCTTCGGCTCCTGCAACCGCCACGACCTGCCCCAACCTCTCTGGGACGATATTGCCAAGGACAAGCCTAATGTATGGATCTGGCTGGGTGACAATATTTACGGCGACTCTGACGACCCGGCCGTGCTCAAAGCCAAGTACGATGCCCAGCTCAACCAGCCCGACTACCGCCGCCTGCGCGAGCAAGGCACCGCCGTCATCGGCACCTGGGACGACCACGACTACGGCCGCAACGACGGCGACAAGACCTACCCCTTCAAAGCCCAGAACCAGCAGCTGGCCCTCGACTTTCTGCAGGAGCCAGCCGGTAGCCCACGCCGCCAGCAAGAAGGTATTCATGCTGCCTACGAGTACCAGGCCGGTAAAAAGAAAGTGAAAGTCATTCTGCTCGACGACCGGTATTTCCAGGACCCGCTCACCCGCGACGCTCAACGGGTGTACCAGCCCAACCCTACCGGCGACATCCTGGGCGAGGCGCAATGGCAGTGGCTGCAAGCCCAGCTCCAAAACTCCGATGCCGACGCCCACATCATTGCCTCGGGTATTCAGTTTCTGCCTCAAGAGCACCGCTTCGAGAAGTGGGCCAACTTCCCGGCCGCCCGCCAGCGCCTATTCAGCCTGCTGGCTTCTACCAAAGCCAAGGGCGTGCTACTCATCAGCGGCGACCGGCACATTGGGGAGGTGTCAAAAATGACGGTTCCGGGCGTTTCCTACCCCGTGTACGAGGTAACATCCAGTGGCCTCACCCACCCTGCCACTCAGAACACCGGCGAGCCGAACCAGTACCGCGTAGGCCCCCTCGTGAACCAGAAGCACTACGCTCTCTTCCAGTTTCAACCCAAAGGCAAGCGGCTGTTCGTCACGGCTTCGCTACGCGGCGATGAGGGCAAGGTATTCTACTCGGAGAAGATTGAGGTAGGCAAGTAG
- a CDS encoding 3-(methylthio)propionyl-CoA ligase, giving the protein MLGLMMNTPLRIAGLLEHAAKWHSDTEIVSRLPEGGLHRYTYAAAHQRSKQLANALTELGIRPGDRVGTLAWNTHRHFELYYGISGLGAVCHTINPRLFFEQLVYIINHAQDRLLFFDLTFLPLVEKLAPQCPTVESWVLMTGRAHMPEAPTLPNLRCYEDLLSAQSADYEWPIFDENTASSLCYTSGTTDQPKGVLYSHRSTLLHSYAASLPDCFNCSTRDVVLPVVPMFHVNAWGIPYMAPLNGCKLVMPGPGLDAGSLYELFEQEGVTFSAGVPTIWFGLLTLMREKKLRFSTLKQMIVGGASCPPALLKAFDEELGVVIRHAWGMTETSPLGTVCTLKSQQLSLSPDEQFTIQTKQGRSIFGVDMKIVDDEGQELPHDGVAFGDLLVRGPFIVADYFGTENPGELTASGWFRTGDVATIDPAGFMQITDRSKDVIKSGGEWISSIELENLAIGHPAIAEAAVIGVPHPKWSERPLLVVVRKPDATISKEELLAYYDGKVARWWIPEAVEFVDQLPHTATGKLLKTKLRQDFADYAW; this is encoded by the coding sequence ATGCTAGGTCTCATGATGAACACGCCCCTGCGGATTGCGGGGCTGTTGGAACACGCCGCCAAGTGGCACTCCGATACCGAAATTGTTAGTCGCCTGCCGGAAGGCGGCCTGCACCGCTACACCTACGCCGCGGCCCACCAGCGCAGCAAGCAGCTGGCCAATGCCCTCACGGAGCTGGGTATCCGGCCCGGCGACCGGGTAGGCACCCTGGCCTGGAATACGCACCGCCACTTTGAGCTGTACTATGGCATTTCGGGCCTGGGCGCAGTGTGCCATACCATCAACCCCCGGCTGTTTTTCGAGCAGCTTGTGTACATCATCAACCACGCCCAGGATCGGCTGCTGTTCTTCGACCTGACTTTCCTACCCTTGGTAGAAAAGCTGGCCCCGCAGTGCCCTACCGTGGAAAGCTGGGTGCTGATGACCGGCCGCGCCCACATGCCCGAGGCCCCTACCCTCCCGAACCTGCGCTGCTACGAGGACCTTCTCTCGGCTCAGTCAGCCGACTATGAGTGGCCCATCTTCGACGAAAACACGGCCTCCTCGCTGTGCTATACCTCCGGCACCACCGACCAGCCCAAAGGTGTGCTTTACTCGCACCGCTCCACGCTGTTGCACTCCTACGCCGCTTCCCTCCCCGACTGCTTTAACTGCTCCACCCGCGACGTAGTGCTGCCTGTGGTGCCCATGTTCCACGTTAATGCCTGGGGTATTCCGTACATGGCGCCCCTGAATGGCTGTAAGCTGGTGATGCCTGGCCCCGGCCTGGATGCAGGCAGTCTCTACGAGCTGTTCGAACAGGAAGGCGTGACGTTCTCGGCCGGAGTGCCTACCATTTGGTTTGGGCTGCTGACGCTTATGCGCGAGAAAAAGCTACGTTTTTCTACTCTGAAGCAGATGATTGTAGGCGGGGCATCCTGTCCGCCTGCGCTGCTGAAGGCCTTTGACGAGGAACTGGGGGTAGTAATTCGGCACGCATGGGGCATGACGGAAACCTCACCCTTGGGCACCGTGTGCACGCTTAAGTCCCAACAACTCAGCCTCTCGCCCGACGAGCAGTTCACCATCCAGACCAAGCAGGGACGCAGTATTTTCGGGGTGGACATGAAGATTGTGGACGACGAAGGCCAGGAGCTGCCCCACGACGGCGTGGCCTTCGGCGACCTGCTGGTGCGCGGCCCGTTCATCGTGGCCGACTATTTCGGCACGGAAAACCCAGGCGAGCTGACCGCCTCCGGCTGGTTCCGCACCGGCGACGTAGCCACCATCGACCCCGCCGGCTTCATGCAGATTACTGACCGCTCAAAGGATGTCATTAAGTCGGGCGGAGAGTGGATTTCGAGCATCGAGCTGGAAAACCTGGCCATTGGCCACCCCGCCATTGCCGAAGCGGCCGTAATTGGCGTGCCTCACCCAAAGTGGAGCGAGCGGCCCTTGTTGGTAGTGGTCCGCAAACCTGACGCTACTATTAGCAAAGAAGAGTTGCTGGCCTACTACGACGGCAAAGTGGCCCGCTGGTGGATTCCCGAAGCTGTAGAGTTTGTAGATCAGCTACCCCACACTGCCACCGGTAAGCTCCTCAAAACCAAGCTCCGCCAGGATTTTGCTGACTATGCGTGGTAA
- a CDS encoding DUF2059 domain-containing protein, whose protein sequence is MKKLLMLAAGLALAAPAATAQTTAATTSASSPISAGQRKAAEELLAATDSEKNLTATIDRMLASQIEQNPGMKVVEPEMRAYLNKYMSWQSMKEDMVQLYAREFTEKELKDLTKFYQTPTGRKTITKMPQLMSAGMEIGQKRMQEHLPELQQAIAEKMKTQAPAGEVK, encoded by the coding sequence ATGAAGAAACTCCTGATGTTGGCCGCCGGGCTGGCCCTGGCCGCCCCCGCCGCTACGGCCCAGACCACGGCAGCCACTACCAGCGCGTCCTCGCCCATTTCGGCGGGCCAGCGCAAGGCAGCCGAAGAACTCCTCGCCGCCACCGACTCCGAAAAGAACCTCACCGCCACCATCGACCGGATGCTGGCCTCGCAGATAGAGCAAAACCCCGGCATGAAAGTCGTGGAGCCCGAAATGCGCGCCTACCTGAACAAATACATGAGCTGGCAGTCGATGAAGGAAGACATGGTGCAGCTCTACGCCCGCGAGTTCACGGAAAAAGAGCTGAAAGACCTGACCAAGTTCTACCAGACGCCCACCGGCCGCAAAACCATCACCAAAATGCCCCAGCTTATGTCGGCCGGTATGGAAATCGGCCAGAAGCGCATGCAGGAACACCTGCCGGAGCTTCAGCAGGCCATTGCCGAGAAAATGAAAACCCAGGCTCCTGCTGGGGAAGTGAAATAG
- a CDS encoding glycoside hydrolase family 3 N-terminal domain-containing protein, with translation MSFTRSLPFLWLLLALLSPLDSSAQRRKKKSSAKKTTATARRATAPKAAGTAKLLTSKKPTPTKTRNLPVPFAGQLGQSRWVDSVMKTLTPDQRVAQLFMVAAYSNRKRIDEDSVSALIQQYGIGGLIFFQGGPVRQSKLLNRYQSQSKVPLLVAMDAEWGVGMRLDSVQRFPYQMSMGGIRENQLVYDMGTEVAAQFKRLGMHVNFAPVVDVNNNAQNPVIGYRSWGENREGVTEKSYLYMKGMQDAGVLAVAKHFPGHGDTDTDSHLALPLLRIDKKRIDTLELYPFKSLIKRGIGGMMVAHLNIPALDTTGLPSTLSKPIIQGLLQQKLGFEGIIFTDAMNMKGVISKYPPGEADLRALLAGNDILEFSKNIPLALQLVREAINKGQLSQADLDARCRKVLALKEWAGLNKYKPIELRNLTQDLNTPHAQYLSQRLTELSVTVLRNQKSLLPLQRLDTLRLATLTIGTKDTTDFQRMVADYATVRHFWLPAAPSMDELTRMRETLKPYNLVLVGLNNLGRLPATNFGIAPETNVLLRELGGKSQKLVVTVFGSAYAVAKVRDLERADAVVLAYQESKNAQDIAAEVIFGGVSASGKLPVTVSDRYSYGAGLATKGGIRLRYSFPEAVGMNNDLEARVDSIMNGAVAAQAFPGGEVLIARRGVVVLRKSYGTHSYPSAGQAARPVRNTDLYDLASVTKVAAALPALMKLQDAGKFSPDMTLGQLFPEFKGTNKESLKLRDVLTHQARLKSWIPFWKDYTKPRGLFNSLLGKSPGAKDVAATQPAEMSRRYFRPDSSARFPLPAGPGLWARQDFPERITKAIAESPLNEKPGYVYSDLSFIMYPRFIKAASGKTINQFVTDELYRPLGATTLGYNPTRRFPLSRIAPTEYDSLFRHAQLHGTVHDEGAALLGGLSGHAGLFGNANDLAKLVQLYAWNGKYGGQQLLKPETLAEYTKCQFCPDNRRALGFDRPAANPTVNSAKSVSQLSYGHTGFTGTYFWVDPKEELTCIVLTNRVNPTRRNNKITERSVRSGVLQVALESIRQPRKQAVESTVPQEQ, from the coding sequence TTGTCTTTCACCCGCTCCCTCCCGTTTCTGTGGCTGCTGCTGGCGCTGCTGAGCCCCCTCGACAGTTCGGCCCAGCGCCGCAAGAAGAAGTCGTCCGCTAAGAAAACTACTGCTACTGCTCGCCGTGCTACCGCCCCGAAGGCGGCCGGAACCGCCAAACTGCTGACCTCCAAAAAGCCTACCCCCACCAAGACCCGCAACCTACCGGTGCCGTTTGCCGGGCAGCTGGGCCAGTCAAGGTGGGTTGATTCGGTGATGAAGACCCTCACGCCCGATCAGCGCGTAGCCCAGCTGTTCATGGTGGCCGCCTACTCCAACCGCAAGCGCATTGATGAGGACTCGGTATCGGCGCTGATTCAGCAGTACGGCATTGGGGGGCTGATTTTCTTCCAGGGCGGACCGGTGCGCCAGAGCAAGCTTCTGAACCGCTACCAAAGCCAGAGCAAAGTGCCCCTGCTGGTAGCCATGGACGCCGAGTGGGGCGTGGGCATGCGCCTCGACAGCGTGCAGCGCTTTCCCTACCAGATGAGCATGGGCGGAATCCGCGAAAACCAGCTGGTGTACGACATGGGTACCGAGGTAGCAGCTCAATTCAAGCGCCTAGGCATGCACGTCAACTTCGCGCCGGTGGTCGATGTGAACAACAACGCTCAGAACCCCGTCATCGGGTACCGCAGCTGGGGCGAAAACCGGGAGGGCGTCACGGAGAAAAGCTACCTTTACATGAAGGGCATGCAGGACGCGGGCGTGCTGGCCGTAGCCAAGCACTTCCCCGGCCACGGCGACACCGACACCGACTCCCACCTGGCCCTACCCCTGTTGCGAATTGACAAGAAGCGTATTGACACCCTGGAGCTCTATCCCTTCAAAAGCCTGATCAAGCGCGGCATCGGGGGCATGATGGTGGCCCACCTCAACATTCCGGCCCTCGATACGACGGGCCTACCCTCTACCCTCTCCAAACCCATCATCCAGGGCTTGCTGCAGCAGAAGCTGGGCTTCGAGGGCATCATCTTCACCGACGCCATGAATATGAAGGGCGTTATCTCGAAGTACCCGCCCGGTGAGGCCGACCTGCGCGCCCTGCTGGCTGGTAACGACATTCTGGAGTTCTCGAAGAACATTCCGCTGGCCCTTCAACTGGTGCGCGAAGCCATCAACAAAGGTCAGCTCAGCCAGGCCGACCTGGATGCCCGTTGCCGCAAGGTGCTGGCCCTGAAAGAGTGGGCCGGCCTGAACAAATACAAGCCCATCGAGCTGCGCAACCTCACCCAGGATCTGAACACGCCCCACGCCCAGTACCTGAGCCAGCGCCTCACGGAGTTGAGCGTGACGGTGCTGCGCAACCAGAAGAGCCTGCTACCCCTGCAGCGCCTTGATACCCTGCGCCTCGCTACCCTCACCATCGGCACCAAGGACACTACCGACTTTCAGCGCATGGTAGCTGATTACGCGACGGTGCGCCACTTCTGGCTGCCCGCCGCCCCCAGCATGGACGAGCTGACGCGCATGCGCGAAACCCTGAAACCCTACAACCTGGTGCTGGTGGGCCTGAATAATCTGGGCCGCCTGCCCGCCACCAACTTTGGTATTGCGCCCGAAACCAACGTGCTGCTGCGCGAGCTGGGCGGCAAAAGCCAGAAGCTGGTTGTGACGGTGTTTGGCTCTGCCTACGCCGTGGCGAAAGTACGGGACCTGGAGCGCGCCGATGCGGTGGTGCTTGCCTACCAGGAAAGCAAAAACGCTCAGGACATAGCCGCTGAAGTTATTTTCGGAGGCGTGTCGGCCAGTGGCAAGCTGCCCGTGACGGTTTCCGACCGGTACAGCTACGGCGCGGGTCTGGCTACCAAGGGCGGCATCCGGCTGCGCTACAGCTTCCCCGAGGCCGTGGGCATGAACAACGACCTGGAAGCACGCGTGGACTCCATCATGAATGGGGCAGTAGCGGCGCAGGCATTTCCGGGCGGTGAGGTGCTGATTGCCCGCCGGGGGGTAGTAGTGCTGCGCAAAAGCTACGGCACCCACTCCTACCCCTCCGCCGGCCAAGCTGCCCGCCCCGTCCGCAACACCGACCTCTACGACCTGGCCTCCGTGACCAAGGTAGCGGCGGCGCTGCCGGCCCTGATGAAGCTCCAGGACGCGGGCAAGTTCTCGCCCGACATGACCCTGGGCCAGCTGTTCCCGGAGTTCAAAGGCACCAACAAGGAAAGCCTGAAGCTGCGCGACGTGCTGACTCACCAGGCCCGCCTCAAGTCTTGGATTCCGTTCTGGAAGGACTACACCAAGCCCCGCGGCCTGTTCAACTCTTTGCTCGGCAAAAGCCCCGGCGCGAAAGACGTAGCGGCCACGCAGCCCGCCGAGATGAGCCGCCGCTACTTCCGCCCCGATTCCTCGGCCCGCTTCCCGCTGCCAGCCGGCCCAGGTTTGTGGGCCCGCCAGGATTTCCCGGAGCGCATCACCAAGGCCATTGCCGAGTCGCCGCTGAACGAGAAGCCGGGCTACGTGTACTCCGATTTGTCGTTTATCATGTACCCGCGCTTTATCAAGGCCGCTTCGGGCAAGACGATAAACCAGTTCGTGACGGATGAGCTGTACCGGCCCCTGGGCGCTACTACCCTGGGCTACAACCCTACCCGCCGCTTCCCGCTCAGCCGCATCGCCCCCACCGAGTACGACTCCCTGTTCCGCCACGCCCAACTGCACGGGACCGTCCACGACGAAGGCGCGGCCCTGCTGGGCGGCCTCTCGGGCCACGCCGGCCTGTTCGGCAATGCCAACGACTTGGCCAAGCTGGTGCAGCTCTACGCTTGGAATGGCAAGTACGGCGGGCAGCAGCTCCTCAAGCCCGAAACCCTGGCCGAGTACACCAAGTGCCAGTTCTGCCCCGACAACCGCCGCGCCCTGGGCTTTGACAGGCCCGCGGCCAACCCCACGGTGAATTCAGCTAAAAGCGTATCGCAGCTCAGTTATGGGCACACCGGCTTCACGGGCACCTATTTCTGGGTTGACCCCAAGGAAGAACTTACCTGCATCGTGCTGACCAACCGCGTAAACCCTACCCGCCGCAACAACAAAATCACGGAGCGCAGCGTGCGCTCTGGGGTGTTGCAGGTGGCACTGGAAAGCATTCGGCAGCCCCGGAAGCAGGCCGTGGAAAGCACCGTACCGCAGGAGCAGTAA
- a CDS encoding TIGR03435 family protein, translated as MYPRVCLLAGLCAGPALVFGQALREGDLLPPFTLSQVVNRSGGGFSSTEAKGKVLVIEFWGTWCSPCIPALLHLDSLQQAFPQQLQVIGIANDSEQRLRTFVARRPVQLPLAALPDQNAPLYRHFPHNSVPHTVVIGKDQRVLAITRPDQLTTTSLRAILAGKNAKLQAKHDVVVKDPLVFFPADTATRFAVSVRPYLQGQNSQLRRDQTPGLRGRRLTAINVPVETLFREAYGMSHLRVKNELPALQVSQEPANLVCLDLIVPTADKAHLLRHLRQELPRQFPVQPQLVRESRPVYVLRQSKSRQPWPESKKPESGMWSGKGLEVEGGRVEMLRDFLENMSSKPVVDETGLLGRYDIKLELQPEANRAEILKSLQAMGLELEEATRKIEILQLSPGRLTVQ; from the coding sequence ATGTATCCACGAGTATGCCTGTTGGCTGGTTTGTGTGCCGGCCCCGCCCTGGTGTTTGGCCAAGCCTTGCGAGAAGGCGACCTGTTGCCGCCGTTTACTCTCTCGCAGGTAGTGAACCGCAGTGGGGGCGGCTTCAGCTCTACCGAAGCGAAAGGCAAAGTGCTGGTAATTGAGTTCTGGGGAACGTGGTGCAGCCCGTGTATTCCGGCCCTGCTCCATCTCGATTCGCTGCAGCAGGCCTTTCCGCAGCAGCTGCAGGTAATAGGGATAGCCAACGACTCAGAGCAGCGGCTACGGACTTTTGTGGCCCGGCGGCCGGTGCAGTTGCCGCTGGCGGCTCTGCCCGACCAGAACGCCCCGCTTTACCGACACTTCCCGCATAATAGTGTACCGCACACCGTCGTCATTGGCAAAGACCAGCGCGTGCTTGCCATTACGCGGCCCGATCAGCTAACTACCACCTCCCTGCGGGCTATTCTGGCCGGTAAAAATGCCAAGCTGCAAGCTAAACACGATGTGGTAGTGAAAGACCCTTTGGTGTTCTTCCCGGCCGATACAGCTACCCGTTTCGCCGTGAGCGTCCGGCCCTACCTGCAGGGCCAAAACAGCCAACTGCGCCGCGACCAGACCCCCGGCCTGCGCGGGCGCCGACTCACGGCCATTAATGTGCCCGTGGAAACCTTATTCCGCGAAGCCTACGGAATGTCGCACCTACGGGTGAAAAACGAGCTGCCCGCCCTGCAAGTCAGCCAGGAACCCGCTAACCTGGTGTGCCTGGATTTGATTGTGCCCACGGCGGACAAAGCCCACCTGCTCCGGCACCTGCGCCAGGAGCTACCCCGCCAGTTTCCGGTACAGCCCCAGCTAGTGCGCGAAAGCCGGCCGGTGTACGTGCTGCGGCAAAGCAAATCCCGGCAGCCCTGGCCGGAGTCTAAGAAGCCAGAAAGCGGCATGTGGTCGGGTAAAGGGCTGGAGGTAGAAGGGGGCCGGGTGGAGATGCTGCGCGACTTTCTGGAGAATATGTCGAGCAAGCCCGTGGTAGATGAAACGGGCCTGCTGGGACGCTACGATATAAAGCTGGAACTACAACCAGAAGCCAATAGAGCGGAAATTCTGAAGTCCTTGCAAGCTATGGGCTTGGAACTGGAAGAGGCGACCCGCAAGATTGAGATACTGCAGCTAAGTCCCGGCCGCCTGACTGTTCAATAG